A single window of Caldalkalibacillus thermarum DNA harbors:
- the pstA gene encoding phosphate ABC transporter permease PstA, with protein sequence MSLPREQLKRTLSGRKRFDRLSYLVFLSSTSVGIVVLCTLLIDVLINGIGWLNWDFLTNYPSRRPANAGIKSAFFGTIWMITLTAPIAFVLGVGTAIYLEEYAKKNWFTRFIQVNISNLAGVPSIVFGILGLTLFVRGMGLGRSILAGAFTMALLILPIIVVASQEALKSIPQELRHASYALGGTKWQTIRRIVLPAALPGILTGNILALSRAIGETAPLIMIGALTFVAFTPSSPLDQFTVMPIQIFNWISRPQEDFQYVAAAGIIVLLAMLLTMNALAIYLRNKFQHKF encoded by the coding sequence ATGAGTCTCCCCAGAGAACAGCTGAAACGAACCTTAAGTGGAAGAAAACGGTTTGACCGTCTGTCTTATCTTGTCTTCTTGTCCAGCACATCTGTGGGTATTGTAGTGTTATGCACCCTGCTGATTGATGTGCTGATTAACGGTATAGGCTGGCTGAACTGGGATTTCTTAACTAACTATCCATCCCGCAGGCCGGCTAATGCCGGAATTAAATCGGCATTTTTTGGAACAATCTGGATGATTACTTTGACTGCACCCATTGCCTTTGTGCTCGGCGTTGGAACGGCCATTTATCTTGAAGAATATGCCAAGAAGAACTGGTTTACCCGGTTTATTCAGGTTAATATTTCTAACTTGGCCGGGGTTCCGTCTATTGTCTTCGGCATATTAGGGTTAACCCTGTTTGTCAGAGGAATGGGATTGGGCAGGAGTATCTTAGCCGGTGCTTTTACGATGGCTTTGCTTATTCTTCCGATTATTGTTGTCGCCTCTCAAGAGGCTTTAAAATCAATCCCGCAGGAGTTAAGACACGCTTCATACGCCTTGGGCGGCACAAAATGGCAGACGATCCGGCGCATTGTGCTTCCTGCGGCACTGCCCGGAATTTTAACCGGGAATATTCTGGCCTTGTCCCGGGCAATTGGTGAAACAGCTCCCTTAATTATGATCGGGGCACTCACTTTTGTCGCTTTTACGCCTTCGAGTCCGCTGGACCAGTTTACGGTTATGCCTATTCAAATTTTTAACTGGATTTCCCGTCCGCAAGAAGATTTTCAATATGTGGCAGCTGCGGGGATTATCGTTCTGTTGGCCATGCTGCTGACAATGAATGCGTTAGCCATTTATCTGCGTAACAAATTTCAGCATAAGTTTTAA
- the arsC gene encoding arsenate reductase (thioredoxin), whose amino-acid sequence MSKQKPIIYFLCTGNSCRSQMAEGWAKKYLGDRFEVYSAGIEAHGVNPMAVEVMKEVGIDISQQTSDVIDPKLLKQADYVITLCGHADEVCPATPPGTTRWHWGFDDPAKAEGTEEEKWAVFRRVRDEIGARIKRFAETGEQDH is encoded by the coding sequence ATGTCTAAGCAAAAACCGATTATCTATTTTTTGTGCACGGGGAACTCTTGCCGCAGCCAAATGGCTGAAGGATGGGCCAAAAAATATTTAGGGGACCGCTTTGAGGTGTATTCGGCCGGGATCGAAGCTCACGGGGTTAATCCGATGGCGGTGGAAGTCATGAAAGAAGTGGGCATAGATATTAGCCAGCAAACTTCTGATGTCATTGACCCCAAACTTCTAAAGCAAGCGGATTATGTGATCACCTTATGCGGGCATGCTGACGAGGTCTGTCCGGCCACACCGCCTGGAACCACACGCTGGCACTGGGGGTTCGATGATCCGGCCAAAGCGGAGGGAACAGAAGAAGAAAAATGGGCCGTATTCCGCCGAGTAAGGGATGAAATTGGGGCACGCATTAAACGTTTTGCCGAAACAGGTGAGCAAGACCATTGA
- the pstC gene encoding phosphate ABC transporter permease subunit PstC: MVSVRSELKAMSHSPNKKVISQSVREQIKANRSNSFKIGRVTEWVVPKLLLVCASLSILVTFGIIYTLLKETVTFFGQVSIIEFVTGTQWTPLFQPQRFGVLPLVAGSVLVALIASIVAIPIGLASAIFLSEYAPDRVRRVIKPILEVLAGVPTIVYGFFALSFVTPLLRVFIPDLGLFNALSAGIVVGIMIIPMVASLSEDAMTAVPRSIREGAYALGATRLEVALKVVVPAAFSGIIASFVLAISRAIGETMIVTIAAGAMPNFTFNPVEPVQTLTAYIVQVSLGDTPFGSIEYYTIYAVGMTLFVLTFVMNMIASWLSRRFKEDY, from the coding sequence ATGGTGAGTGTCAGAAGTGAATTGAAGGCCATGAGCCATTCGCCCAACAAAAAGGTCATCTCCCAATCCGTGCGGGAACAGATAAAGGCCAACAGAAGTAATTCGTTTAAAATAGGCCGTGTGACTGAATGGGTCGTGCCAAAATTGCTTTTAGTTTGTGCATCCCTTTCTATTCTTGTGACTTTCGGCATTATTTATACGCTCTTAAAAGAAACGGTCACTTTTTTTGGGCAAGTTTCCATTATCGAGTTTGTCACAGGCACACAATGGACGCCCTTGTTTCAGCCTCAGCGGTTTGGCGTGCTTCCCTTGGTTGCCGGCTCTGTCCTGGTTGCATTGATCGCTAGTATAGTGGCCATTCCTATCGGTTTGGCCAGCGCTATTTTTCTGAGTGAGTATGCTCCTGACCGGGTCAGACGCGTGATTAAGCCCATATTGGAAGTGTTAGCAGGGGTGCCAACCATTGTTTATGGCTTTTTTGCCCTTTCCTTTGTTACTCCGCTATTAAGGGTGTTTATTCCCGATTTAGGTTTGTTTAATGCCTTAAGTGCCGGAATTGTCGTCGGGATCATGATTATTCCTATGGTTGCTTCTCTGAGTGAAGATGCCATGACGGCTGTGCCCCGTTCCATTCGTGAGGGGGCTTATGCTTTGGGAGCCACGCGTCTGGAAGTGGCTTTAAAAGTGGTCGTTCCTGCTGCTTTTTCAGGGATTATCGCATCCTTTGTACTTGCGATATCCCGAGCCATCGGCGAAACCATGATTGTGACGATCGCAGCCGGGGCGATGCCCAATTTTACCTTTAATCCAGTGGAGCCTGTTCAAACATTAACCGCTTATATCGTACAGGTGAGTCTGGGTGATACGCCGTTTGGCAGCATTGAGTACTATACCATCTATGCTGTAGGCATGACCTTGTTTGTGTTGACTTTTGTCATGAATATGATTGCCAGCTGGCTGTCCAGACGATTTAAGGAGGATTATTGA
- a CDS encoding alpha/beta-type small acid-soluble spore protein: protein MAQNRSRNTNQLLVPGVQQALDQMKYEIAQEFGVQLGPETTSRANGSVGGEMTKRLVRMAQQQLSGQQYS from the coding sequence ATGGCTCAAAACAGAAGCAGGAACACTAATCAGCTTCTCGTGCCTGGTGTACAACAAGCCCTTGATCAAATGAAATACGAAATTGCCCAGGAGTTTGGTGTACAGTTGGGACCTGAAACCACTTCTCGTGCTAACGGTTCAGTTGGTGGAGAAATGACCAAGCGCCTGGTTCGTATGGCTCAGCAACAGTTGAGCGGGCAACAATATAGTTAA
- a CDS encoding ArsR/SmtB family transcription factor, which produces MLTWKEQAEILKVLGDPTRLQMVALMREHEMCVCEFVALFDMSQPAVSQHVRRLKSVNLVKETRQGQWIFYQLNKDHEACRFIEPLLERLPELSHKITELEQKGLRVCR; this is translated from the coding sequence ATGTTAACCTGGAAAGAGCAAGCGGAGATTCTTAAGGTGCTGGGGGATCCTACTCGCTTGCAGATGGTAGCCTTGATGCGTGAGCATGAGATGTGTGTTTGTGAATTTGTGGCTCTGTTTGATATGTCCCAGCCGGCTGTCTCCCAGCATGTCCGCCGATTGAAAAGTGTCAATCTGGTCAAGGAGACCCGGCAAGGGCAATGGATATTTTATCAACTGAATAAAGACCATGAAGCCTGTAGATTTATTGAGCCTTTATTGGAGCGTTTGCCTGAGCTCAGTCACAAGATAACCGAATTGGAACAAAAGGGGTTAAGAGTGTGTCGTTAA
- a CDS encoding extracellular solute-binding protein, whose product MKHHLKPFLFALLALSLLFALAACGQTDDVEQPEATQPEEGQEDAIEENNEEAVELSGELVVYSVRNEKFVQPLLDKFAEQTGITVRALHGDDGAVQRIIEEANNVQADIFISNDIGAMEYLRLQGLLEGWEPKGVESIDEKFRAEDNSWIGLSARSRGFIYNKDLISEEEMPKTMEELADPKWAGQFMITRGGNGSMVAHVSALRYEWGDEKTKEWLSKVKDNAGAITEGHGDIRRAVGAGEYKFGLVNNYYYHQQLNEPEDNNVGFIYPDQGEGEMGVFVNAAGVALIKGGPNPDNAKAFIEWLLTEEGQREFSYESMEVPLNPNVQTREEAARISDYKVMDMPLRELGKVWEDTKALIEEAGLDLELR is encoded by the coding sequence ATGAAACACCACTTGAAGCCGTTCTTATTTGCACTTTTGGCGTTATCATTATTATTTGCTTTGGCTGCTTGCGGCCAAACGGATGACGTTGAGCAGCCGGAAGCAACGCAGCCTGAAGAAGGCCAGGAAGACGCTATCGAAGAAAACAATGAAGAGGCTGTAGAGTTATCTGGGGAACTTGTGGTTTACTCTGTTCGTAACGAGAAATTTGTTCAGCCGCTCCTTGATAAGTTTGCTGAACAAACAGGGATTACGGTGCGCGCCTTGCATGGGGACGATGGCGCTGTACAACGGATCATTGAAGAGGCCAACAATGTTCAGGCTGACATCTTTATTTCTAATGATATCGGTGCCATGGAATATCTTCGCTTGCAAGGTTTGTTGGAAGGCTGGGAGCCTAAAGGCGTGGAAAGCATTGATGAAAAATTCCGTGCTGAAGATAATTCCTGGATAGGGTTGTCAGCGCGTTCCCGTGGATTTATTTACAATAAAGATTTAATTAGTGAAGAAGAAATGCCTAAAACAATGGAAGAACTGGCCGACCCTAAATGGGCAGGGCAATTCATGATTACCCGCGGGGGTAACGGTTCTATGGTCGCCCACGTCTCAGCCTTGCGTTATGAATGGGGTGACGAAAAGACGAAAGAATGGTTGTCCAAAGTGAAAGATAACGCCGGAGCCATTACTGAAGGCCACGGAGATATTCGCCGTGCTGTTGGCGCAGGTGAATATAAATTCGGACTGGTTAACAACTATTATTACCATCAACAGTTAAATGAGCCTGAGGATAACAATGTCGGTTTTATTTACCCAGACCAGGGTGAAGGAGAAATGGGCGTTTTTGTCAATGCAGCCGGTGTGGCTTTGATCAAAGGGGGTCCTAACCCGGACAATGCCAAAGCATTTATTGAGTGGCTGCTGACAGAGGAAGGACAAAGGGAATTTTCTTATGAGTCCATGGAAGTGCCGCTGAATCCCAACGTACAAACCCGGGAGGAAGCCGCCCGCATTTCTGACTACAAAGTCATGGATATGCCGTTGCGTGAGCTTGGCAAAGTATGGGAAGACACTAAAGCATTAATTGAAGAAGCTGGTTTGGATTTGGAGTTGCGCTGA
- a CDS encoding ABC transporter permease, with the protein MKRDLVRQQEVQHKELNRRQQEVREPASRTLFRWVRFYWRKHWNGNPPDVFLLLLGLITALAMGVPIFYVVWRSLFAGTERWLRLLDSRIPELLQNTLLLTVAVTTLAVFIGVSLAWLVNRCQLPGRRTWQWLLALPLVIPPYVGAMTYVIVFGPRGWVASWWAEKPWLSQVDFPFNIYSFWGVFFALTMFTYPYVFLVASAALRKMNRNFEDIARSQGLTPLQTFWKVNLPFLRPAIGAGSILVSLYVLSDFGAIAMLRYTTFTSAIYYQMGSYDRISASVLSLVLILITLFILWIEKKTRANQKYYQTSNSFREPDLLPLGRWKIPALIYVLFIFFLSVALPIMVLLYWSNIGIRMGALDARFWGYVFNSMKVAGLAAFLSMLFALPVIYLKSRYPSLMSKIIDKLAYAGYALPGVIVALGIVFIFNQYVTWLYNTFFLVVLAYFIRFLPQALQAGEASLSLVSPRVDEAARSLGQPPWKVLFTVILPLVMPGILAGGALVFVSSIKELPATLLLRPPGFDTLAVRVWVEAREAIYHLAAPAALLIILVSILPLKWLLRKY; encoded by the coding sequence ATGAAACGCGATTTAGTCCGACAACAAGAAGTTCAGCATAAAGAACTGAATAGAAGGCAGCAAGAGGTTCGGGAACCGGCTTCCCGAACCCTCTTCCGTTGGGTCCGTTTCTATTGGCGCAAGCATTGGAACGGGAATCCCCCCGATGTGTTTCTTCTTTTGTTAGGCCTTATCACAGCCTTAGCGATGGGCGTTCCTATTTTTTATGTCGTTTGGCGCTCCCTTTTTGCCGGGACGGAACGCTGGTTACGGCTGTTAGACTCCCGTATCCCGGAGCTTTTGCAGAACACTTTGCTTTTAACAGTAGCAGTTACAACTTTAGCGGTGTTCATCGGAGTTTCTCTGGCCTGGCTGGTCAACCGCTGCCAGTTGCCCGGCAGGCGAACGTGGCAATGGCTGCTGGCCCTCCCCCTTGTAATTCCTCCTTATGTTGGGGCTATGACCTATGTCATTGTTTTTGGTCCCAGAGGGTGGGTGGCCAGTTGGTGGGCAGAGAAGCCTTGGCTGAGCCAGGTGGATTTTCCGTTCAATATTTACAGCTTTTGGGGCGTTTTTTTTGCTTTAACCATGTTCACATACCCCTACGTTTTTTTGGTTGCCAGCGCTGCCCTGAGGAAGATGAACCGCAATTTTGAAGACATTGCCCGCTCTCAAGGCTTAACGCCTCTCCAAACATTTTGGAAGGTCAACTTGCCTTTCCTGCGCCCCGCAATTGGTGCAGGGTCCATCCTGGTCTCCTTATATGTTCTGTCTGATTTTGGTGCCATTGCAATGTTAAGGTATACCACATTTACTTCGGCTATTTATTACCAAATGGGCAGCTATGACCGCATATCGGCCAGTGTTCTCAGCTTGGTGCTGATCTTGATCACGCTTTTCATTTTGTGGATAGAGAAAAAAACAAGAGCCAACCAAAAGTATTATCAAACAAGCAACTCCTTTAGGGAACCTGATCTTCTCCCGTTGGGCCGTTGGAAAATTCCCGCATTAATCTATGTTTTGTTTATCTTTTTCCTGTCTGTTGCCTTGCCTATCATGGTGCTCCTTTACTGGTCCAACATTGGGATACGTATGGGTGCCTTGGATGCCCGGTTCTGGGGCTACGTATTTAACAGTATGAAAGTAGCAGGTTTGGCGGCTTTTCTCTCCATGCTGTTTGCCTTGCCGGTCATTTATCTTAAGTCACGCTATCCTTCTCTGATGAGCAAGATTATTGACAAACTGGCCTATGCGGGATATGCCCTGCCAGGAGTAATCGTGGCCCTTGGGATTGTTTTTATTTTTAATCAATATGTCACCTGGTTGTACAATACGTTTTTCCTTGTAGTTCTGGCCTATTTTATCCGCTTTTTGCCCCAAGCTTTACAGGCAGGGGAAGCTTCCCTCAGCCTTGTCTCCCCACGGGTGGATGAAGCGGCCCGCAGTTTGGGCCAACCGCCCTGGAAGGTGTTGTTTACTGTGATCTTGCCGCTGGTGATGCCCGGTATTTTGGCAGGCGGGGCGCTGGTTTTTGTCAGCTCAATCAAAGAGCTGCCAGCCACTTTGCTGTTGCGTCCACCCGGATTTGATACGCTGGCAGTAAGGGTTTGGGTTGAGGCGAGGGAAGCGATTTACCATTTAGCTGCTCCTGCCGCATTACTGATCATCCTGGTTTCGATTTTGCCCCTTAAATGGCTGTTAAGGAAGTATTAG
- a CDS encoding spore germination protein, translated as MSQVTQVPVSERFEENISYLQKELRIDKSFDVIHHKLEYGGLKFGLFFVDGFAKDDVMVNIMRHINALAPRDLRSNPIEVLTRSLIPYIELETTEDLEEVITQVLSGQAALIVEGATKAILIDIREYPSRTPEEPDIERVVRGPRDGFVETLVFNTALIRRRIRDRSLVMRYKQVGQRSKTDIVLAYMDSIADPDLVKLIDQKLDEINIDGLSMAEKTIEEFIFGRYMNPYPLVRFTERADTSAVHLLEGHVLIIVDGSPSVLICPTTFWHHLQHAEEYRQKPVVGAFLRWVRFTAIFTSLFVLPLWYVLATNPHLLPERWDFIGPNDVGHLSLFWQFFLAEIGTEILRMAAIHTPSALATALGLVAAILIGEIAVQVGLFTNEVILYVAISVMGTYATPSYELSLANRMFRIIFLIAGAVFGLYGFTLAVAFWVILLASTKTLNVPYLWPLIPLDIKALYEVLVRTPVPLKKTRPAILDIEDEDKLH; from the coding sequence ATGAGTCAGGTCACGCAAGTTCCCGTTTCCGAACGGTTTGAAGAAAATATCAGCTATTTACAAAAAGAGTTGCGGATTGACAAAAGTTTTGATGTGATCCATCACAAATTGGAATATGGCGGGTTAAAATTTGGCCTTTTTTTTGTAGACGGTTTTGCCAAGGACGATGTGATGGTCAATATCATGCGGCATATCAACGCTCTTGCCCCCCGGGACTTGCGTTCTAACCCCATTGAAGTGTTGACACGCAGCTTGATCCCGTATATCGAACTGGAAACAACTGAAGATCTGGAAGAAGTGATTACCCAAGTTTTGTCAGGGCAGGCAGCCTTGATCGTGGAAGGTGCCACAAAAGCCATATTAATTGACATTAGGGAATATCCCAGCCGTACCCCAGAAGAACCTGATATTGAACGGGTAGTCCGCGGGCCCCGGGATGGATTTGTGGAGACGCTGGTGTTTAACACTGCCCTTATCCGGCGCCGTATCCGCGACCGTTCACTGGTGATGAGATATAAGCAAGTCGGCCAAAGATCTAAAACAGATATTGTGCTTGCTTATATGGACAGTATTGCTGATCCCGATCTTGTGAAGCTGATTGATCAAAAACTGGATGAAATCAATATTGATGGGCTGAGTATGGCAGAAAAAACCATTGAAGAATTTATTTTTGGACGCTATATGAATCCCTATCCATTGGTCAGGTTTACGGAGCGGGCAGACACTTCAGCCGTGCATTTGCTGGAAGGGCATGTGCTCATCATTGTCGATGGTTCCCCGAGTGTTTTAATCTGTCCGACCACTTTTTGGCACCATCTTCAACATGCTGAAGAATATCGCCAAAAACCGGTTGTGGGCGCTTTTTTACGCTGGGTGCGGTTTACCGCTATTTTTACTTCATTGTTTGTTTTACCTTTGTGGTATGTATTGGCAACCAACCCCCATTTGCTGCCCGAGCGTTGGGACTTCATCGGGCCCAATGATGTGGGGCATCTCTCTTTGTTCTGGCAATTTTTCTTAGCTGAAATCGGTACAGAAATATTGCGCATGGCTGCCATTCATACTCCCAGCGCATTAGCGACCGCTTTAGGTTTGGTAGCCGCGATTTTAATTGGTGAAATAGCTGTACAGGTGGGACTCTTTACAAATGAAGTGATCCTGTACGTGGCTATTTCAGTCATGGGAACTTATGCTACTCCAAGCTATGAATTAAGTTTAGCCAATCGGATGTTTCGCATCATCTTTTTAATTGCGGGGGCGGTATTTGGGCTGTATGGATTTACATTGGCGGTTGCTTTTTGGGTTATTTTGCTTGCCTCAACGAAAACATTGAATGTCCCTTATTTGTGGCCGCTGATTCCATTGGATATAAAAGCGTTGTATGAGGTGCTGGTTCGAACTCCAGTGCCTTTGAAAAAAACGAGGCCGGCCATATTAGATATTGAGGACGAAGACAAACTTCACTAG
- a CDS encoding PstS family phosphate ABC transporter substrate-binding protein, with amino-acid sequence MRRMLKWTGVFMILAALLVVVAGCGTTESNTEQNPNSEAGQDSAAEALSGNVQIDGSSTVYPLQEAIAEEYRMEQPDVNVTVGVSGTGGGFKRFTVGETDLSNASRPIKEEEAAIAEENGIEYVELPIAYDGLAVVVSAKNDFVKDLTVKELQKIWTGEVTNWNEVRPEFPDAEIKLFGPGTDSGTFDYWNEVIIGDDHEITSNFVASEDDNVLVKGIADDEYALGYFGYAYYVENQDKLNIVAIKADEHAEPVVPTEETINDGTYTPLSRPIFVYVNVHSFLEKPQVQDYVYFMNELAGEMALEVGYINLPDEVYEENKEKLDALKQ; translated from the coding sequence ATGAGGCGCATGTTGAAATGGACAGGGGTTTTCATGATTTTAGCTGCTTTACTGGTTGTGGTTGCTGGATGCGGGACCACAGAAAGCAACACTGAGCAAAACCCAAACAGTGAAGCAGGACAAGACTCAGCTGCTGAAGCGTTGTCAGGTAACGTGCAGATTGACGGTTCATCTACTGTATATCCTTTACAGGAAGCCATTGCTGAAGAATACCGCATGGAACAGCCTGACGTTAACGTAACGGTTGGTGTATCTGGTACTGGCGGGGGATTCAAACGGTTTACCGTCGGTGAAACTGACTTGAGCAATGCTTCTCGCCCCATTAAGGAGGAAGAAGCAGCCATTGCTGAAGAAAATGGCATTGAATATGTGGAGCTTCCCATTGCCTATGACGGGCTTGCTGTTGTGGTCAGTGCCAAGAATGACTTTGTCAAAGATTTAACAGTTAAAGAACTGCAAAAAATTTGGACTGGAGAAGTGACCAATTGGAATGAGGTTCGACCTGAATTTCCGGATGCTGAAATTAAGTTGTTCGGCCCGGGAACAGACTCAGGCACTTTTGATTACTGGAATGAAGTCATCATTGGCGACGATCATGAGATTACCTCCAACTTTGTGGCCTCCGAAGATGACAATGTGTTGGTTAAGGGAATTGCCGATGATGAATATGCGTTAGGCTACTTTGGCTATGCTTATTACGTCGAGAACCAGGACAAATTAAACATCGTGGCCATTAAAGCAGATGAGCATGCTGAACCGGTTGTTCCCACTGAAGAAACCATCAACGACGGCACTTATACACCGCTGTCCCGACCGATCTTCGTCTATGTCAATGTGCACTCCTTCTTGGAAAAACCGCAAGTGCAAGACTATGTGTACTTTATGAATGAACTGGCAGGAGAAATGGCACTTGAAGTGGGATACATCAACCTGCCTGATGAAGTTTATGAAGAAAATAAAGAAAAACTAGATGCGTTGAAACAATAG
- the pstB gene encoding phosphate ABC transporter ATP-binding protein PstB: MPQTATQTIFDVRHLYVWYGEDQALKEITLTIPENQVTAIIGPSGCGKSTFIKTLNRMVELTPNVKVRGEILYRGQNIIDPSYDVVQLRTDVGMVFQKPNPFPKSIYDNIAYGPRIHGIKNKAQLDEIVEKSLRGAALWDEVKDRLHENAYGLSGGQQQRLCIARCLAIEPDVILMDEPTSALDPISTLKIEELVQELKKNYTIVIVTHNMQQAARISDRTAFFLNGEVVEYDDTNTIFSNPSDQRTEDYITGRFG; encoded by the coding sequence ATGCCTCAAACGGCAACACAAACCATTTTTGACGTGCGCCATTTATATGTATGGTATGGCGAGGACCAGGCGCTAAAAGAGATCACTTTAACCATTCCTGAGAATCAGGTGACTGCCATTATCGGGCCGTCAGGTTGCGGAAAATCTACTTTTATCAAAACATTGAACCGCATGGTGGAGTTAACCCCTAATGTAAAAGTACGGGGAGAAATCTTGTATCGCGGTCAGAACATTATTGATCCCAGTTATGACGTGGTTCAGCTGCGAACCGATGTGGGCATGGTCTTTCAAAAACCGAATCCTTTCCCCAAGTCGATTTATGACAACATTGCTTATGGGCCACGCATTCATGGCATTAAAAACAAAGCGCAACTGGATGAGATTGTGGAAAAAAGCTTGCGTGGAGCAGCGTTATGGGATGAAGTGAAGGATCGCTTGCACGAGAATGCATACGGATTATCTGGAGGCCAGCAGCAGCGTCTGTGCATCGCCCGGTGTCTGGCTATCGAGCCGGATGTGATCTTGATGGATGAACCAACCTCTGCTTTGGATCCTATTTCGACCCTGAAAATAGAGGAATTGGTGCAAGAGTTAAAAAAGAACTATACGATTGTGATCGTCACGCACAACATGCAACAGGCCGCCCGCATTTCTGACCGTACCGCCTTTTTCTTAAACGGAGAAGTTGTAGAATATGATGACACGAATACTATTTTCTCCAATCCATCTGACCAACGGACAGAAGACTATATCACGGGAAGATTTGGGTAA